The DNA sequence AATCTTCATCTGCTTTTGGATGCTTTCACCTTCTGGTTTCATCACAACTGTAGATCATTCTGAGACTTAGATATTACATCTATTCTCAGGAGGTAGTCATGAAACTAATTGTGAACAGGAATTTTATTACTTGAGCTTGTGTGGGAAAATCTGCCAAATTTATTAGTAACTAGTTGCATGGATACTGTAGTTTTTGATTGGCTATGCTTTCTTCAAACGAGTATTCTTTTAAAACTTAACGCTTAAATCAAATCTGGCCAAGCAGGCATCTCACATAATGTTTCGGATTTAGACTGAGGAACATGCCCCAAAGCGCTGAAAGAATAAGACAAAAAGACGAACAATGAAATGAAATGTCATCTGATTTGGCCTTCCTGTATCTGTTAAAAATGAAAGCGCTTTTTTAACTTCATGAGATGACACATGCAAAATCAGCAATTTGCAAAAATCGCAGATTTACCgtcataaaatgttttgattaaaaaaaaatattgtcatGAAAGGACGTTTTTTTTTATCACACCTtgttaaactgtattaaaattaagaattaatGCTTGTGTGTAAAGCTGTTGTAAATAACCTTTGTTCTTTACTGCACCTCAGTGGCTTGACTTTAACTTGATGTCACTAAAGAAACACCGCCCTCTAGCGCtgaaatgtaatttaacatTCATGGCTTGCCTGCATACAATATTAAGTGGAAAATGATAAATGCCCTTTCCTAGCAACTGCAAATATtagcaaatgtgtgtttttgttattaaGGACATTGCGATATTTATTCTTTGGATGATGGGAAAAGATGCACGTGAAACACTTTGACTGCTGGGGGCGCCATTGTACCGCAAATAAAAGACATTGGCACGGATTTTACACGTTATCCTATCTCCATACATGACCGTTAAAAGCCAGTTTTAGTCATCAAATTGTACATGTTTCTACTTGAGCTCATTCAACTGAAATTCAGGAAATTTCTAGCTAAAATAAACCGCATTCTCACTGAATCATGATGCGATCAAACTTGAAGAGAAGTTAATTTCAAGAGACACGGCATGactgcattttagtctgggaccagaataagccctgtccgggaaaccatcccttaaagtttgtttatgtaaTCTACAGTTCTCATACAATTATACCGAAAGTGACAGAAGTGAAAATTTTAACACGTAgatggggttcattgtaacagacaaagggtttgttgtaacacttgctagaACATTTTATTTAACCTCCTGCGACccaagctttggtttgtcttttttaggGTTTAGGCTTTTTTTCCACTATTTTGgagttaggaagaaccaataaatataataatcaaatatttttctttgaatatgAAGCAGCATGTTTGGGTTCAACAGGTTcaagttacacagaattaagtatcaTAGTGCAAGTCCACGTAGGCtatgtggacatccaggtcttaggaggttaaacacAAATCATTCAATACTTTCCTGTCCATGTAATATCGACAAATGTACAAAGAATATCCACCTCTAacagatagatatccacacatacATCCATAATCCTTAATCTAACcattcttttttattattaattaatacgTATGGATCAGAGTGTAAAAAATAGGTATGGATGGATATATTTGAAATAATCATAcaattataacaaaaaaaaaatcataagtGTCTATTATTTTCCATGACGTATTTACAGTTACTGTTCTGATGAATGAAGtttacattgtttttattttactatcgctgtgttacaactaaccccactttataaaaacgtttttaaTCTTTGCGAACAGTTGCTGGCATCTTTAaattggtgttatgttttaggtggCAAGGCAGTTATTAagataatataaggttggatttggtgacttacccaactcagaaaccgataaaaacaaacatttgacaaagaaatttactttcatgcctccaaaacactcttagACCAGTATCTTTACGGAAACACTTCAAATCTTTTCCCAAATTAACTTACTGTTTTGAGGTGAtcaaaggttcttcagattatTAAAAGGttagaaagaaatggttctttaaaccCTTAGGCTTCACCCCACTCTATGAattaaatctacactcttggagctttcaaaagatatacagtttgtcatgattagataagaattcacatgcaaaacactgaagtaaacgtagacatcctgctggtgggacagtgacatttagcagaatataaatgttttgaggcacactctctttataaatgaatcaattattCTTAATGCTTAGAAAAAGAGGCTTTAGTGATAGATAAAACTTAATATCAACAATACTGATGTAAACTTAGGTGTGCCGTATTCGGGACGGCAACGCTTAAcagtttaaagaacctttgactaaatagttctttgaggaaccaaaaatggttcttccatGGCATCGCTGCAAAGAACCTTTACGcagctttatttttaagtgtaaaGTTTGTGCCCCACTCACCCCACTGTAGATAGGAGCTGGGGTTAAGTAATGTTTTGACTCAATGACAGCGTGAACACCCAACAtcataaaacaaacacataaaaataacaacataataataagCGTTTAAGTGTTAATGTATTTACGTGTCTTGGCTGCTGTACTTAGGAATCTCATGTACAGTGTATGTGTAGATTATAGAGTCATATAACAGCATCATTGCAACACTAGTGAACCCTGCATTGAGTGCAGTTTTAGTCTATATGTTAATACTTGaacacttttcttttttttcttgtgtATTGTGGAATATTGACTGTTGTAGTCATTATTCTTTATTGTATGTGTCgcatcttgttttttttttttgttttgtgtgtgtgtgtttgtatagtgCTATGGACCATTTTTTAATGGATGTCCTGAATAAAGAATATGATGATGATATCAATTCACTATTATGATTATTGCTTTACACTGGTCCTAGCATTTGTCATATGTACACTATCTATGTAGGTCAGAAAGTTTTTAGTGTCAAAAGTTTTACAACCAATGACTAACTTATATCTTGACATAAAATGAGAAATAAACATCTTCTGACTGATTCCAACACACTCAATGCCATCAAAGACTACTggagcatacacacacacatacacttgcTGTTAATCAAATGTGCAATTATGTTGTTACAGTATGTACGTGCATttatacattgtaaaaataaaggttaTGTGCGCATGCCTGTGTGGATCATTCATAGCATTAACATTAAAGTGATGGTGAAAGCATACAAAAAAGCAATGctctacttttttattttaatttgtgaGTGCTAAGTTAAAACATACGTGAGACACATGCATTAGCCAAGCTAAATCTACAAAAAAACTGAGTGCAACATCCCAAACACGTAAAAGTGAAATTTATTGAACCTGAAACTTTCTCAATATTTCCTTTTTTTCTTACAAAGAGCACAATAAATCTAGCATATAAAGTCACAAATTATAAATTGTTAATAATGGAAAGTCTTAGGTTATGCAACAGTTAGCTGAGAGGTCAAAATGAGACACAAAAACTTAATAATTTATAAACAATCCAATATCATAAACAAATGGTAAAAACTAacattagttaaatattaagtGAGCGGAaagaataaaacacaagttgaaTTGAACAGTAGAAAGCAGATACAGCCTGTTAATCTCTAGTTTGAAGGCAATGAGTACATATGGATAAAATAACGAAAACTAAATTTGAGGACTTCTGGTCTTGTAAAAGGAAATGGTCCCCAGGGAGTACATTTTTACCCTGTTTTTCTCAGCATTTTACTGTACGGAGGGACAGCATCGGCTAACAGCACATGGATGTGTCACATGTGACCTACTCATGTTGATTAGTGAAGTGCAGCTATTAGccagctgtctgtctgtctggttgGTTGGTTATATTCAGGAATGTTTGGGTtatacagtacattttaaatgttcGGCTGAAGAGGTGAAAGATTTCACTTGTTGTCCAGTCGTAGAGGCTGCTCCTTACCATTAACTGTAAGAGATTTGAGCTGACCGTCTTCTTCTACCTCCACTCTTTCTTGACCATTCTCTACAatgctgaaataaaaaaattcacaataaCCACACCCAATATAAATACTTTCAGTTCAGGCATATTAGCTTATTTCCATAGAAAAGCTTTCCGAGTAGTAAAATCTTAACCAAATAAGCAAACAACGTTTAAGCGTTTTACAAATTTAGTGGGAACctttaaaaacatgcaaatgtcTTAAATGTCTTAGGGGCAGTTTACCAAACAATGTTTGTATTTAAGCGAgggctaggccttagttatattaggacatttttaggTTTTTACAAAGCCCTCCCTGGGAAAATGGCCCTAAATGTCTTAACATGCTGATAGCGCTGATGATTTATTACTTAAGCAACCAATGAAAGTTATTAAAGAATGTTTTTTGGTACCGTTTGGTTGTTATCCTCCTTCCATTGACAAATTTGGTAGATGTGGAGACCGAGCGAAAGTTTCCCATTCCcattcctcctcctcctcctccaccACTCCCAAGTGAAGGCGAGGAGAACGAGTTAAAACCGCCTCCACCTATTGGACCAAACGATGTGAAACCTGCAGAGATGATGAAAGGCACATAATGTAGATACACAAATACAAAAGTGTATGCCAATGAATAAAGCTTTAGGCTCACACAAATTAACATACCCATGTCAAACTCAGGAAAGGCAGAAGCGAATGGTGAAAATCCAGAAAAGAATGAACCTGCCGTCCTGCTCCTGTTTACACCCCTGTGCCGCCTACCAAAGAAATCTTCAAAGGGGTCATCAGCTgaatccaaaaaaaaaaaaaaggttaagtgagaaagtgattttatttttcatataaaaggTTTCCATTGGCATCTGACTCAATTAACTACAGCTTGAATTAATCAGCCAAGAACCAAGAACTGATGTTTAGAACCAAAAAACTCGTAAGTTCaaataaaagaaatacatttcAGACTATGTCTTTTTCAAGTTAAAATACCAAAAAATATGATTTGTTTTGCAATTTCAAGATCATTCTCTATTTTAGTGAACAAATTAGATTTTATTCTGTTTACAATCAGTCATTTTCCAGTCTGGAAAACTTCCCCTTTATAGGTCACGTTCTTACttatcccatttttcaaactttagttagtgtgtaatgttgctgtcaGAGCATAAATATTATCTGTAAAATGCTTTACTGCCAGGTGatacattttctttaacagaattcccctttcaaagcctacagcgaacagccggtttggactacagccctctacttcccgattGAATGATGTCAatatattagattttgatgaaactccgcccacaggaatacgtcagtcaccagctaagctaatagagacagagcgcagtgcgtcataacctgaagaccacgcccaccggggggaaaacaatccagcCGTCTCCGTTGACTTTGTGTTGCGGGGGGCTGCCTCCtcgtcatttctggcttataacaaaaacagaataatgcttaaaagctgctgtgtgacaatatgtacagctggGAAGCCACAGAGCCGAGagataagtttttataagctgtcgacctcaaaaaacgagcgtttaaggGCACAAatgtggaaacaggcaacttttcatagtactcctattagtagaactgcgtccactagggggaaatgtagtaggcgatccacttttttcttcTTAAAGGTTGGGTTTAActgctcgacagcttataaaaacttatttctgggttctttggcttgttagctgtacatattgtcacacagcagcttttaggcattattcagttttttgttataagccagaaatgacaaggaggcggcctctcgcaatacaaagtcaatagagacggttggattgtacaccccccccccggtgggcgtgtttttcaaatttgcataacttcgctctgtctctatggcaagctaagctgctttcgaatcacaacacactaaacaaactacacaatcgtATTTCTGaaagagggacttcatagaacaaggaagacatcagcccgttttgaggacagtgaaaacagcgctatagagataagtaaattgtgtgaaaaaactgtttttttacatgtgaaacataaacacatgttatattgcgcactgtaaacaatcaaagcttcaaaaacacagaaagaacgggacctttaagttTAAGAACTTGCTATAAACCTCTTCTCCATAATCTTCGTAATTGTGAGGTCAAAACCACAAGTGTTTTGTCTGGACAGAGATAAGATATTTGAGAGCTTATGTTGTAACCATCGTGACAGCTCAGGAATATATGCTAGCTGCCAAATCAGTAATTCATATAGCAGATGTTTTGTTATTCATAGTGACTCGACTACATTTATTATAGGAACAATCCCCAGGACACACTGCTAATAGATCATTAAAAACTTCTTGAGGGGACCAGCTTCGATCTACATTACACCAGACACCCTAACAAACTCTAAAAAAgtgttttacttaaaaatttcTGTTAACGTGAATCCCATTTGGGTGAGTCTATTTTTATTCATCCCTATAATATTGGGACTCTGCATATTCCTGTTCAAACCTGCCTTGATCAATGATACTCTATTTTCAGGCTCTCAGCATTTTTCATGTCCTTCAAGCAGTAATTTGGCAGTACAAACCATGCCTGATATCTCACCCCAGTCTTGTCATGGCTACataaacacaagtaaacaccAATGACCTTTTTGTCATCAAGGAAAGTTTTCAGAAAGATTCACAGAGTGTTGAACTCGCATCCTTTCGACTCACACAGAAACCATTCGGAGCACTCACAGACATGCAGACACATGCAAGTTTCCCCcccattttaaataaaacatgcacacattctctctctctttctctctctttctctctctctctctctctctctcctcaccCCCTAGAGCTATTAGCATTCCCTTTTTCCTCGCTTCTCTTTTATTGGGAAGCTATTTCTGAGAACATTCCTAGTGGATGATGCATGATCTCCTCTAAACCCACTTGCTGTTCTGAGCGCCCTCTCCATATTTAGAGTGCCTGTATGTTCTGCGCACATGGCATTCTGCCATTTACTTTCAACAGTTAGGGCCAGTGGGCACATGGTGGCACATCAGTGTATAAACAATAACTAAAGTGCACTTAGTTTTGGTCAGCCTAACACAATACATTTCAGTTTTATGGATAAAATTATtaacttttaaacaacaaatgtAACTTTGACTTTTGCTAAAAATAAAACGTTACTAGAAAATGTCAGTCTTAGGTTAGCATGGCGATTTTTGATTTACAAATCAACAGGCTGCTTAAAAAAGCACTTGTAactattctgtgtattttcttAAATCTGTGAACAATTTTAGTTGAAGAATATGTTTACAGTCAGTACAGCAACCAATTTTTTTGCCCAGAACCATTGTTGAAAAGGGACGCAATTGAGTAAATTAGTAAATATGTTCCAGACTTTACACTAAAAGGCACACGTGTGTCTCTGCAAAACCACtcctgaattaaaaaaaaaacatttcgaaaatgcaaaaaagtgaGAGATTAAGAAAAAAGATTATTGGCTTATCAACCCAGTCTACAATAATCTCATGCAAAGCCTAATTGTACCCAATTATAACTCCAACTATCTGACTGCTCTGTCAGAAACTCAACGAGAAACTAAATGACCATCATTTCCTCTCCTTGGGAAccttattcttatttttaacccTGAAGAATCTGTTCCTCTTCCACAATTTCTGTTAGGTTCATTTCTACtatgtcattttttattacacACAACAAGGgcagttttccagacagggtttagattaattcagCACTGGGCCTTCGTTATATCTGGActatatttaagtagttttataacaaactaaccgaaatatatttatatttatatatataagttaagatatgtcagtgctagtgtttttaaatgaaggcataTTACACATGCAATTTAATCTGGGACTGGGGTAagacctgtctgggaaactgtccCTTAATAAATCAATAACTGGTTTTACAGTATATGCACATACCAAAGAAATCTGCGAATGGATCTCGACCTCCAAAGAATTCCCTGAAGACATCTTCTGGGTTACGGAATGTGAATCCGCCTGTGAAGTCCTCGTCATAATGGCCTCCTTTTTCATCCGaagaaataattttagaaaagGCACAACAAGGGAAAATCAAGcatgacttaaaaaaaattaaaaaaatatgggaCATACCTCTACCAGATAGGCCTTGTTTTCCATATCTATCATACTGACTGCGTTTGTTTGCTGCATGAAAGAGAATAATGTAGTTATTATAATGTAGGCACAGATTCATATGATTCACATTAATTACACACAGCTCTAACTACATCTTTACCTTTTGTATTCTGACTAAAACATAACCTATCATAAGGTGTTACCAAAACATTCCAATAATTCACACGTGTATATTTTCAGTGACCCATTACAGAATGCTTTTCTCTAAAAGTGGGTGTGGCAAACTTACTGCGAAACCTAAAACAAAGGCAACAG is a window from the Misgurnus anguillicaudatus chromosome 21, ASM2758022v2, whole genome shotgun sequence genome containing:
- the dnajb6b gene encoding dnaJ homolog subfamily B member 6b isoform X3, with amino-acid sequence MEDYYQILGVPRNASHDEIKKSYRKLALKWHPDKNPDNKEEAERRFKVISEAYEVLSDANKRSQYDRYGKQGLSGRGGHYDEDFTGGFTFRNPEDVFREFFGGRDPFADFFADDPFEDFFGRRHRGVNRSRTAGSFFSGFSPFASAFPEFDMGFTSFGPIGGGGFNSFSSPSLGSGGGGGGGMGMGNFRSVSTSTKFVNGRRITTKRIVENGQERVEVEEDGQLKSLTVNGKEQPLRLDNK
- the dnajb6b gene encoding dnaJ homolog subfamily B member 6b isoform X1, which encodes MEDYYQILGVPRNASHDEIKKSYRKLALKWHPDKNPDNKEEAERRFKVISEAYEVLSDANKRSQYDRYGKQGLSGRGGHYDEDFTGGFTFRNPEDVFREFFGGRDPFADFFADDPFEDFFGRRHRGVNRSRTAGSFFSGFSPFASAFPEFDMGMLICVSLKLYSLAYTFVFVYLHYVPFIISAGFTSFGPIGGGGFNSFSSPSLGSGGGGGGGMGMGNFRSVSTSTKFVNGRRITTKRIVENGQERVEVEEDGQLKSLTVNGVSEDKALEEGHRQTASHNRYLRNVAQYPVEEDDERGLQNLGFAKGFFDTRRKKHFLKEADNKKKRMPRMAPRIGVWF
- the dnajb6b gene encoding dnaJ homolog subfamily B member 6b isoform X2; amino-acid sequence: MEDYYQILGVPRNASHDEIKKSYRKLALKWHPDKNPDNKEEAERRFKVISEAYEVLSDANKRSQYDRYGKQGLSGRGGHYDEDFTGGFTFRNPEDVFREFFGGRDPFADFFADDPFEDFFGRRHRGVNRSRTAGSFFSGFSPFASAFPEFDMGFTSFGPIGGGGFNSFSSPSLGSGGGGGGGMGMGNFRSVSTSTKFVNGRRITTKRIVENGQERVEVEEDGQLKSLTVNGVSEDKALEEGHRQTASHNRYLRNVAQYPVEEDDERGLQNLGFAKGFFDTRRKKHFLKEADNKKKRMPRMAPRIGVWF